In Helianthus annuus cultivar XRQ/B chromosome 8, HanXRQr2.0-SUNRISE, whole genome shotgun sequence, a single genomic region encodes these proteins:
- the LOC110870197 gene encoding uncharacterized protein LOC110870197 — protein MADTRNENDNDDNDDMARQEAFNSKVTEVEGVMQANLPRLAQEVESRVLGVVDAMMTSKIEELKELIEGSKSKSKERRCTYKDFMACNPATYDGKIDPIACQRWISNIEAVLIRSQCNKEDQVNFATGQLTLQAKDWWDAHSKEIGEDRLQKMTWQEFKEPFMRYHCPQSAIDKIQEDFLRLRQKNESINEISNTFMDKMKFCGDFVKTERMKINRFYGVLKAEFREFITLSKCETLDELINLARDREIEIKRQEERGEKRPSEKGASSSPSKKGKYQEQGRKDKSKGGITPCKTCEKLHTGECLLGKKGCYKCGKEGHSSYQCPNNPKTCFNCFERGTLNRSALNFSKNRKRKIRSKRVLKLKGGCSKSHPRRLKFIRM, from the coding sequence ATGGCAGACACAAGAAATGAGAATGATAACGATGATAATGATGATATGGCTAGACAAGAAGCATTTAATAGTAAAGTCACAGAAGTAGAAGGAGTTATGCAAGCTAATCTCCCGCGATTAGCTCAAGAGGTAGAAAGTCGGGTGTTGGGAGTTGTGGATGCCATGATGACTAGCAAAATCGAAGAGTTGAAAGAACTGATTGAGGGATCTAAAAGCAAAAGCAAAGAACGACGGTGCACGTATAAGGACTTCATGGCATGCAATCCTGCAACGTATGATGGTAAGATCGACCCGATTGCATGCCAAAGATGGATTTCAAATATAGAAGCAGTATTAATACGAAGTCAGTGCAATAAGGAAGATCAGGTGAATTTTGCTACTGGCCAACTCACTCTCCaggcgaaagattggtgggatgcgcATAGCAAGGAAATAGGGGAGGATAGACTCCAAAAGATGACTTGGCAAGAGTTTAAGGAGCCCTTTATGAGATACCATTGCCCTCAGTCGGCTATTGATAAGATTCAGGAAGATTTCTTGCGCCTCCGACAGAAGAACGAATCAATAAATGAAATATCAAATACTTTTATGGATAAGATGAAATTCTGTGGGGATTTTGTGAAGActgaaaggatgaagatcaatcGCTTTTACGGGGTATTAAAGGCGGAGTTTAGGGAGTTCATCACTCTTTCGAAATGTGAAACCCTTGATGAGCTTATCAACCTGGCACGGGATAGAGAAATCGAAATCAAGAGACAAGAAGAACGTGGTGAAAAGAGACCCAGTGAAAAGGGTGCAAGTTCGAGTCCATCTAAAAAGGGGAAGTATCAAGAGCAAGGAAGGAAGGATAAGTCAAAGGGGGGTATTACTCCTTGCAAGACTTGTGAAAAACTTCATACTGGCGAGTGTCTGTTAGGCAAGAAGGGATGTTACAAGTGTGGTAAGGAGGGACATTCGTCTTACCAATGCCCGAACAACCCGAAGACTTGTTTTAATTGTTTCGAAAGGGGCACGTTAAATCGGAGTGCCCTAAACTTCAGCAAGAACCGAAAAAGGaagataagaagcaagagggttCTAAAGCTAAAGGGAGGATGTTCCAAATCACATCCGAGGAGGCTAAAGTTCATCCGAATGTAG